From Hoeflea sp. 108:
TCGTTTATTCCTACCTGCCGTTCATGATCCTGCCGCTCTATTCGGCGCTGGAGAAGATGGACTATTCGCTGATCGAGGCCGCCCAGGACCTCGGCTGCCCGCCAATGACCGCTTTCTGGAAGATCACCTTCCCGTTGTCGCTTCCCGGCGTCATCGCCGGCTGCCTTCTGGTCTTCATTCCCGCCGTCGGCGAGTTCGTCATCCCCGATTTGCTCGGCGGTTCGCAGACGCTGATGATCGGCCGGACCCTGTGGAACGAATTCTTCTCCAACCGTGACTGGCCGGTTTCCTCGGCCGTGGCCGTCATCCTGCTCTTGCTGCTGGTCGTGCCGATCATGTTCTTCCAACAGGCGCAGGCGCGCGCCCAGGAACAGGGGCGCTGACATGAACACCACCTGGAGCCGCTTCAACATCAGCGCCATCGTGCTCGGCTTTGCCTTCCTCTATCTGCCGATCGTGCTTTTGGTCATCTTCTCCTTCAACGAATCCAAGCTCGTCACCGTCTGGGGCGGCTTCTCGACCAAATGGTATTATTCGCTGTTCCAGAACCAGGGTCTGATGGACGCTGCCTGGGTGACGATCCGCGTCGGCCTGATCTCGGCGACCGTCGCCACCGTACTCGGCACGCTCGCGGCTCTCGCGCTGACCCGCTACACGCGCTTCCGCGGCCGTGTGCTGTTTTCCGGAATGGTATTCGCACCACTGGTCATGCCCGAGGTCATTACCGGCCTGTCGCTGCTGCTCCTGTTTGTCGCCGTTGGTCTCGATCGCGGCTTTTTCACGCTGACGCTCGCCCACATCACCTTCTCCATGTGCTTCGTCGCCGTTGTGGTGCAGTCGCGGCTGGTCACCTTCGACCGCTCGCTCGAGGAGGCCGCGATGGACCTCGGCGCGCCGCCGGTGAAGACCTTCTTCCAGATTACGCTGCCGGTCATCCTGCCGGCCATCATCTCGGGCTGGATGCTGGCCTTCACGCTGTCCATCGACGATCTGGTGATCTCGAGCTTCACCTCGGGTCCAGGCGCGACGACGCTGCCGATGAAGATCTACAGCCAGGTGCGCCTCGGCGTTACACCCGAGATCAACGCCGCATGCACCATCCTGATCGCCATCGTCGCCGTGGGTGTGATCGTTGCCTCGCTGGTCAACAAGCGCCGCGAGGTCCAGCGTCTGCGCGACGAGCGGGCGGCGCAACGGACGTGAGCTGGTGACGGCAGAGTAACGGCCTCAGTTGGGCGTCGCGCGCCCAGATTTCGGACGCACGGCGCGCACCGTGACGGCCGAAATGTCAATAAGAGTCCGCTGGATCGCTAATTCTCGTCATGCTAGCGTTGGGTATTAATCTTCAGGAGTAGGGTCCATGACGCGTTTTCTGGCTACGGCCGCAGTTT
This genomic window contains:
- a CDS encoding ABC transporter permease subunit → MNTTWSRFNISAIVLGFAFLYLPIVLLVIFSFNESKLVTVWGGFSTKWYYSLFQNQGLMDAAWVTIRVGLISATVATVLGTLAALALTRYTRFRGRVLFSGMVFAPLVMPEVITGLSLLLLFVAVGLDRGFFTLTLAHITFSMCFVAVVVQSRLVTFDRSLEEAAMDLGAPPVKTFFQITLPVILPAIISGWMLAFTLSIDDLVISSFTSGPGATTLPMKIYSQVRLGVTPEINAACTILIAIVAVGVIVASLVNKRREVQRLRDERAAQRT